GGGCTACGCAAAAAGCCGGGGGTTTGCTGGAGAAATTCCAATAATTGAAGGGGAAATCAGGAAATTAAATGAGTTTGCCTCTGAAAAATTACCCGAATAGAGGCCTGACTCCGGGAGGAGAAAGTTGAACGGGGAGTAAAGCCCACCCTGCGCCCCTTATAAAGGGATTATTCATAGATAATTATATTATGAGTGACGACAACCCCCCCTTCTATAGAACTAATAAAGGCTTTTACAAAGTGACCCTTCCGGACAGGTATGGGCTGCTCGACGCAAAGGTCTCAATCCAACATAAAAGCCCAAGAAAGGAAATAGAGAGGATATTTACTCCTGACAGGGATTCCTGGGAGTTTACTTTGATGATGACTGAAGCAAGCCACAAGGCCATGAAATTGCTTACCGATTATGTCCGGCAGGGCGACGTATACGGAAAAAACCCCACGGCAGTCCCAAAAGCCGATGCGGGCGATTATAAATCAAGAGACGTGCTCCGGTTCAGCCCCGAACTGATGAGAATCTACTTGGGGGCAATAGACCAAATTATTCTCGAAACGCCCTTTCTTCATGAAAACTACGCCCGCTGGCCTGCGGTTGACTTTAGCCAAATCGTCCCCGCAGCGTGGCCCTGGAACTATGCAGAGTACCCGCAAATCCATTTGGTGGCTGGAAGCGGCAATGAAAAGGAATTTGAAAAAATCATACTAAGCTTGAATGAGTACAGCTCTCAGCTATATGAGGCGCAGAATCGCATTTTTAATGGGGGTGAGTGCATAGCAGAAATAGATACGCTCAAGGCGCACAAAGTCCCGCCCCTCATTATTCGCCCCAAACCATGGCAGACTGACGGCAAAACCCTCAGGTATGCAGTAAATTTTCTCGTGCCACCGGAAGTCCGGGTAACTCCAAATGTGCACTATTCGCTTTTGGATGATTAAAAAAGTGGTTCCTCACAGAATTTTTCCTGCGAGGCAAAGGGCTTGGCGGCTCCAGAAGGCCTTTGCCGATTGCCTGAGGAGGTTTAATAAGCAAAGCTAGTTTCTATATGGCAGACGCACTCTTTGAGGGGATATTGGCTCCGGATTGCCTGATAGGCCACACGCTAAAGGCGAAGCCAAAACTAAACGGCTTCGAACTTGAAAACGGCGAACTGGTCTTCGTGAAAAACAGGTTGCCGGACGGAATCGACGAATGCTCCTTATGCCTAAACGATGAGCCCATGTATTTCTCAAGCATCCGGGGAGAGGCATATGAACGCCTAAATCCGATAGAAGGCCTGAAAAAACTGGACAAGCAGAGAGTCTTATGCGCCTTGGGAGACCCAAAAGAACTCTTATGGTGGGACCTGATATACTTCACCGCCCCAAAACTCGACCCTGAGAGCATACTTGAAATACAAAATGGCCATCCAGACCCGACTAGCGAAACCGGCCCGTTTAGCATGCTTTACCTCATGACCGACCGGGATATCTACGGCCTCAGAACTAACTGCTGCGGAAAACCCTTATGCACGCCTGCCTTTATGGGTTATGACGACATCCCAATCCGCCACAGCGGCCACCTCGATGAGTATGAAATTTCAAAATTAGGCACTCATCGGACTGTCCTCAACATGATTAAAGGGTATGCTGAAAACAGGGGATTTGGCTATGCTGTCCCCGGAATTAACAAGGAAATCACCAAACTGGGAGATTTCGTCTACGAGAATTTCCCGGATGAAGCTTCACGCATTGGGCTTACGGGGAGAGGTTAGGTGGGGGGTTTTGATAGGGAGACTAAAGCAGGAAGTCCAGCACCTAAAGACTTTCTTTAACGAATACATTTACTTATGATTCAGCTACATGAAGTTTTCGGTGTGGGTAGGGGGGTTCCAAGATACACTTATGTAGATAGGTCTGGACTTGATGCAAGATTTAACTACCTATTGGGAACAGAAAGACATATCGTAGTTCATGGTGCTTCAAAGCAAGGAAAATCCTGCCTGAGAAGAAAGAACCTGAATGAAGCTAATTGCATCATTGTTCAGTGCAGTCCCGAAATGTCAAATAAAAATCTTTGGCAAAATGCATTAAGACAACTCAATGCCTGTATGACTAGCTCAGAATCAGAAACGAAACAAATAGGCGGCAGTATTGGGGGACATATTCAGTCAGATCTAAATGCCTTTATTATAAAGTCTGAAGGAAAATTGGAGAGTACGATTTCATCTAACTCAGAAAATAATCGGGTGAAATCATACGTTTCTGGGAAAGAAGATGATCTGGACTTTTTATCTGCCGAACTTAAAAAGCACAAAAAAAGACTTGTCCTAGAAGACTTTCATTATTTATCTGAAAGCTTCAGGAGAAAGGTTGCATTTGACCTAAAAGCACTTTATGAATTGGGTATATATGTAATAGTCATCGGTATCTGGTCTGAACAGAATCTACTAACCTACTACAATGGAGATTTAACGGGTAGAATAGAAGAAATAAATATAAATTGGAACGGACCGGAACTTGATGAGGTATTACAAAAAGGAGAAAAAACTCTAAATATAGAATTTAGCAAAGAACTTAAGAAGAGCTTGATTGAGTCTTCTTTTCAAAATGTCGGACTTCTGCAAAGAACTGCTGAAAAGCTATGCTTCACTAATGGAATACTGACTACTCAAAAAGCTAAGCAGATATTAATACCTGATGAAATGCTACAAAGTGCTATAACTCAGGTTATCGCTGATATTGGTCAAAGATATACTCGAATCTGCGAAGTGTTTGTAAAGGGATTCAGGTCTGATACTAAACTGAGAATTTACTATAAAATATTTCGAGTTCTAACAAAAATAGATGAACGATACCTGATAAATGGAACTCCTTACGATATGCTGTTGAAAATGGTGCAAGAAGAATCTACAGAAGAGGTTCGGCCCTCGGATTTGACTCAGTGTCTAGATAGAATCGAACGTCTACAGGCAACAAGGCAAATAACTCCTCTTCTTGTATCCTATAACAAAAATTTAAAGCTACTTGCTCTAATGGACCGAGAATTTTTATTTTTCAGGAAACATGGTAGTGTAGATTGGGAAGAATTGGTTCCAGAGTAGTACCTAATAAGAAGAATAAACCTTGTTAAAAGTTGTAGTCCCCAGTATCTAATATACAAAAATAAACCCTTTTCCCTATTAGTTTATGAAACTAATCACATCAGCACTGCCGTACATACACGGGGTGCCGCACCTGGGAAACATTGTCGGCTCGGTTCTGCCTGCCGATGTATTTGCGCGGTTTTGCCGCCTCAGTGGAGAGAAAACAATCTTTATCTGCGGCTCTGACTCCCACGGGACCATGTTTGAAGTCGCCGCCAAGGAGAAGGGGACCACCCCAAAAGAGCTTGTCTACCAAAACCACGAGGAAGTCAAGAAAATCTTCGGGGAGCTTGAGATGTCCTTTGACCACTACGGGATTACCGACAGCCCCGCAAACAGGGACCTCACAATCCACATATTCGAGCAGTTGATGAAAAACGGCTACCTGGAGGAGAAGGAAGTCGAGGGCGCTTTCTGCCCTAATTGCGACATGTTCCTGGCTGACAGGTGGGTCGAGGGAAAGTGCCCGCACTGCGGCGGGCTTGGCAGGGGCGACCAGTGCGACGACTGCGGGCGGCTTTTGGACCCCATCGACATCATAAACCCCGAGTGCAAGAACTGCAAGGGAAAGGTCGAATTCAGGAAAACCAAGCACATTTACTTTCTTTTGCCGAAATTCGAGGGCTGGCTCAAGACCTGGGTAGAAAGCTCGAAGGGCTGGAGCAAGCTTGCAAAAAACGAAACTCTGGGCTTTCTAAAGGGCGGCCTGAAAGAGAGGGCAATAACAAGGGACGCCTCCTGGGGCTTCAAGGTGCCAAGGGACGGCTATGAAAAGAAGATTTTCTACGTCTGGTTCGATGCCCCCATCGGCTACCTTGCCTTTACCAAGGAGTTTCTCAAGACCAACCTGGAATTCGAGAAAGTCTGGAAGGACACCACCGGAAAGGTGGAGCTGGTCCAGTTCATGGGAAAGGACAACACGCTTTTCCACTCCACCATTTTTCCCTCGATGCTTTACGGCTGCAACGAGAACTGGAAGCTTGCCGACCGCATCATCTCAAGCGGCTGGCTGAAAGCCCAGGGCATAAAATTCTCAAAGAGCCGCGGAAACGGCATAACAACTCCCGAAGCCCTGAAGATGCACCCTGCCGACTACTGGCGGTTTGCGCTCATTTCCCTCTACCCGGAGCACGATGACACCCTGTTTACGATGGAACTTTTCAGGGAGAAGATAAACAACGAGTTTGCAGACATAATCGGAAACTTCGTCCACAGGGTTTTGTCCTTCTCTTACGCGAATTTCGAGGGGATTCCCGACATGGAAGATTACGAAAACTGTGAGATAATGTGCGAGGCGTCAAGAATCCAGGAGGACATTACCGGCAGTTTCAGCGATTGCCGCTTCCAGGAAGCCCTGAACAAAATCGTGCACTATGCAAAGGTCTCAAACGCCTACTTCAACAATAATGAGCCCTGGAAGGCAGAAGAAGAGAGGAAAAAGAAGGTCTGTGCGATTTCAGGAAACCTGGTAAAGAACCTGGCGATAATTCTTTACCCGATTGTGCCCAAATTCTCAGAGGATATTTTCGGACTTATGAACCTTGACAAGAATAAGCTCACCTGGGAGGATTCCGACAGGTATGACTTTTCAGGCAGGATAAACAAGTCAAGCCCATTAATTCAGAAGATTGAGGAGAAGAAATAGGGGGGGCTATTATGAGAGATTACCGGGATATTGCAAATGGAATTCGTATTGGCTGCCCAACTGCGGTAGCTAAGCTCAGAGAGATCGTAGGCAGGCCCGACGAAGAAATGAATGACTGCTCACGATTTGCTCCCGAAGATACGCTTGGGCTTTCGAATGCATTGGGCTTATCGGGAGTGTTCAACATTGGGGCAGACAGTCATCATACCGAGCTTCTTATCGGGCTCTCAGAGCAAGATGGCCAATATTCGCTTACGGTTCATAGTCCCTATCTTGGTATTCTTAGCAGCACTCGGGACAGTCTTGATGAGAGCAGATTTTATTTAACTCGGAATATTTCGAAAGAATACTTGGATTGGAGAACGGGTAAGGGGGGTAAAGCGGCGTCTCTTGGCGATTATCTGTCTGGCACATACTATCCGAATCATCGTTTAAACCCCCTGACTGAAAACGTCCTCAGTCGGGTCAATCAAATGATATTCGCCCCCAACTGCGCTCCAGCAGAGATATGGACTCTTTGGTCTGTGAATAAGCTTGAAGGGGGCCTAGAGCCAGAAATAGGAGGTTTTATTGATGAATTGGCGCTATGCAGGCCAAGATTGAAAATCTAATCAGAGTTCATTTAAAGATGGGGATTGTGCTTTTTTTAAGGGCATCTGGCTCACTTAAATAAACAAATCATTTCCCACCGTACAGAAGATTGAGGAGAATAAGTAATTTTCCAGTTAAAAGAGAAATATGTACGGAAATCCTGTGATTATGGCTAAATTCGGAAAAGAAGCGCTTCGCCTCAGAAGGTCCCTCATCGAAGACATTCGCACTGGGGCATATGCGCGCCAAAACCCGCTTGGCGATGCAGAGCCAATAAGCACCCAGGACTTTGACTACCTGGCCGGACAGTTTGGGCTTGAGATTCCTGTTAACAAGAAAGGGCACCACTTTGACCTCATAGCTCAAGCCCATGAGGAGGATGGGTGGAGAACTCTTGAATACTACGACCCGTCGACAGGGCTTCAAAAACTGGACATTTCAGGCAATTTTGACCTTGAAGAAATGGGAATTAAACTCCACCTGACGCCCGGGCTTAACCGATTTTGGAAAGACTCTGGAACCTTAGATAAGTATTCCTTCCTGGCAGATTTGTATAGGCAAGGGCCAAATTCCACCACAAATGCAGAGATTAGCTCCCTCCATTTTCTAGGCCCGGTCCAGGATGCAAATATAGATAACCATAATTGCGGCCTTTTCTGCCTGTTAGTCGCGTCAGCCATGCAAAAGCTCACCCCCTAGTCCCTTCCTGCTTCAACCAGATGCCCCGTCTCCAACCTATTTATTCTGGCTAGAATTGTTATGGACGTGGAAAAGAGTGTTTACGGCATCCTGGAAGACGGGCAGCCCGTCCACATTTTCAAAATAACAACCGATTCGGGAATGGTTGCAGAAGTCCTGACTTATGGCGCTACAATCGCCTCCCTGAAAGTGCCTGACCGGGAAGGAAAGCTGAGAGATGTCGTCCTTGGCTATGACGACCTTAATGGATACCTCCACAACCACGGCCACATCGGCACAATCGCCGGAAGGTACGCCAACAGGATAGGGAAAGCAAGATTCTCAATTGATGGGGAGGAATTCCGCCTGAAAGCAAATAATGGCGAAAACAACCTTCACGGGGGCCCTGGGGGGTTAGATAAAGCCATCTGGAAAGCAAGGGAATTCATGGAAAAAGACCGGGCGGGAGTGATTCTCTCGTACCTGAGTAAAGACGGGGAGGCGGGTTTTCCCGGAAACCTTGAAACAGAAATTGTCTACTCCTTCAGCAACAACGGCGAATGGATTATCGAGTACCTCGCGAAAACCGACAAGCCAACGCACGTAAACCTTACCCAGCACGCCTACTTTAACCTTAACGGTGGAAAGCGGGACATTCTGGATGAGATCCTCCAGATAGACGCCAAAACAACAACTGAAGTCAATAGCCAGCTGATACCCACCGGAGTCCTAAAAGACATAAGCGACGGCTCCTCTGACTTCAGTAAGCCAAAATCAATTGGGCAGGACATCCTGCGAACCGGCGGCTATGACCTAAATTACGTCCCGGAAAAAGGGCCGGGGCTCTCGAAAGTCGCTTCAGCTTTTGACAAGGAAAGCGGAATAAAAATGGATGTCCTGACAACCGAGCCTGGGCTCCAGCTTTATACCGCAAACCACTTTAACGGCTTTACAGGAAAAGGGGGGACACGGTACACGAAACATTACGGGGTCTGTTTTGAAACCCAGCATTTTCCGGACTCGCCAAACCGCCCAGAGTTCCCCTCCACCCTGCTTAGGCCAGGGCAGGAGTACAGGTCAAAGACGGTCTACAAATTTTCGGTCCAGTAGATCTCCCTTCTTTCTTATTGCTCTACTGTTTTTATGGGAATATGGCATATGTCTCCTTTCCAAGCTATGTGTACAGAAAAATCTCCTCTAAGAGAGGCAGGAAGGGCTCACTAGACATATATTTCCCCGGGCTTGAAAGATACCCTCCTAAAAGCGATGGATATAACCGGGAAATTCTGGACTTTTCAGAAAAAATGGCCAAAGAAAACGGAATAGAAGCCCGGCTTTACGGGCTCACGGCAAGCAGTGAAATCGCAAAAAGCTGGGAAGGGCGCGAAATCACGCCCCTCGTATCAAACCTTTTCAGCCATAAGTACAATGGAGGGCTGGTGATAATCCCAAAGCCCCTTTTCTGGAGAACAAGCGAAAAGCTTGAAATGCCCCTTATCGAAGAACTGGCAAAAACTTCGGCAAGAATCGTCGAGTTGGAAGGAATGCCTCTCCTGTGGAGAGTAGATGAACCCTATGGCAACATATCCGAGTATATCCCTGAAAATCAGGTGCCAGGGCTTGAAGCCAATATAAGGGAAAAGCTTTCAGAAGCCCACCCTCCAGGAAAATACCCCTTTGGAGAAAAACCCATTGAAGCCACGCTTATAAAACGAGAACTCGATTCTGATTCCGCGGATTATGCAAAAATATATCCTGATTTTTTAAGCCCATCAGGCAACTAGTTCGGTTGAGCTCTTGCTGTCAAGGAGTTTCTGCTCAAACCCCTTCCGAAGAATCTTTTCAACCCCGTCAAGGTTCTCGTCAAGGATAAACTCTAGCAATTCATCTGCAAAGTCGAGCTTGCTTTTCTCCTTTATTAGTGTCAGGCCATACTCCTCTGCAGACATCTGTTTTCTCAAAATCTCGGTCTTCTGTTCGTCAAAGCTCCTTGTTACCTCGCGCTGGAAGACCATTATTGCCTTGTCGGAATAGGTCTTTTCTATGAGGTTAAGGTCAATT
The sequence above is drawn from the Candidatus Aenigmatarchaeota archaeon genome and encodes:
- the metG gene encoding methionine--tRNA ligase codes for the protein MKLITSALPYIHGVPHLGNIVGSVLPADVFARFCRLSGEKTIFICGSDSHGTMFEVAAKEKGTTPKELVYQNHEEVKKIFGELEMSFDHYGITDSPANRDLTIHIFEQLMKNGYLEEKEVEGAFCPNCDMFLADRWVEGKCPHCGGLGRGDQCDDCGRLLDPIDIINPECKNCKGKVEFRKTKHIYFLLPKFEGWLKTWVESSKGWSKLAKNETLGFLKGGLKERAITRDASWGFKVPRDGYEKKIFYVWFDAPIGYLAFTKEFLKTNLEFEKVWKDTTGKVELVQFMGKDNTLFHSTIFPSMLYGCNENWKLADRIISSGWLKAQGIKFSKSRGNGITTPEALKMHPADYWRFALISLYPEHDDTLFTMELFREKINNEFADIIGNFVHRVLSFSYANFEGIPDMEDYENCEIMCEASRIQEDITGSFSDCRFQEALNKIVHYAKVSNAYFNNNEPWKAEEERKKKVCAISGNLVKNLAIILYPIVPKFSEDIFGLMNLDKNKLTWEDSDRYDFSGRINKSSPLIQKIEEKK
- a CDS encoding galactose mutarotase; amino-acid sequence: MDVEKSVYGILEDGQPVHIFKITTDSGMVAEVLTYGATIASLKVPDREGKLRDVVLGYDDLNGYLHNHGHIGTIAGRYANRIGKARFSIDGEEFRLKANNGENNLHGGPGGLDKAIWKAREFMEKDRAGVILSYLSKDGEAGFPGNLETEIVYSFSNNGEWIIEYLAKTDKPTHVNLTQHAYFNLNGGKRDILDEILQIDAKTTTEVNSQLIPTGVLKDISDGSSDFSKPKSIGQDILRTGGYDLNYVPEKGPGLSKVASAFDKESGIKMDVLTTEPGLQLYTANHFNGFTGKGGTRYTKHYGVCFETQHFPDSPNRPEFPSTLLRPGQEYRSKTVYKFSVQ